From the genome of Acidobacteriota bacterium, one region includes:
- a CDS encoding glycosyltransferase gives MTHTLLGFLLVPANPVAHYVYLLFHRDPFRGIYQPNVFDLSIEIPYFLVLTVLSVYGVHRYCLTYYYLKNRRKKPLPLKQFEKLPRVTVQLPVYNEQYVVERLIEAAVNLDYPLDLLEIQVLDDSTDDTRLLCAQLVEQYAAAGYPIKYLHRENRLGFKAGALEEGLKKATGEMVAVFDADFVPPPSILQQMVHYFTDPNVGMVQGRWTWINRDYSPLTEVEAIMLDGHFVVEHGGRSSSGRFFNFNGTAGMWRCSAIEDAGGWAHDTLTEDTDLSYRAQLRGWKFIYDPEIVCPSELPVEMNSFKTQQARWAKGLIQVGKKILPIVWRSGQPLYIKMEATFHLTANIAYPLMILFSLILLPAMIVRFYQGWFQMMYLDLPLFILSTCTVSGFYVVSQRALYPAGWIRRLFYLPFLMAIGIGLAVTNGKAVIEALFGVESSFVRTPKYRVERNEEGWECKKYVRRRTGWIPAAELLLAGYFLCATAYSFSVQNYLTIPFLMLFLVGYAYMGTMSLLQIPLRRLWFSLPAFIRVRARDISPAPLEG, from the coding sequence ATGACTCATACACTCCTGGGTTTTCTGCTAGTTCCAGCAAACCCGGTTGCACATTACGTCTATCTGCTGTTCCATCGCGACCCCTTTCGGGGCATCTATCAGCCCAACGTGTTTGACCTCTCGATCGAGATCCCTTATTTTCTGGTTCTCACAGTGCTTTCGGTTTACGGTGTTCACCGCTATTGTCTCACTTATTACTATTTGAAGAACCGCAGGAAGAAGCCCCTGCCCCTGAAGCAATTTGAAAAGCTGCCTCGGGTCACGGTGCAGTTGCCCGTCTATAACGAGCAGTACGTTGTGGAGCGGCTTATAGAAGCCGCCGTCAATCTGGATTATCCTCTGGATCTGCTGGAAATACAGGTCCTCGACGATTCCACTGATGACACACGGCTGCTGTGTGCGCAGCTTGTTGAGCAATATGCTGCCGCCGGTTACCCTATTAAATACCTCCATCGTGAAAACCGCCTCGGCTTCAAGGCGGGCGCGCTGGAGGAGGGCCTGAAGAAAGCTACGGGCGAGATGGTTGCCGTTTTTGACGCCGATTTCGTCCCTCCTCCGTCCATCCTCCAGCAGATGGTCCACTATTTTACTGATCCGAATGTGGGAATGGTGCAGGGCCGATGGACTTGGATCAACCGGGATTACTCCCCCCTGACGGAGGTGGAAGCCATCATGTTGGATGGCCACTTCGTGGTCGAGCACGGCGGCAGGAGCTCGTCGGGACGCTTTTTCAATTTTAACGGGACGGCCGGAATGTGGCGCTGCTCGGCGATTGAAGATGCGGGCGGGTGGGCGCATGATACGCTGACCGAAGATACGGACCTGAGCTATCGCGCCCAACTGAGAGGATGGAAGTTTATTTACGATCCTGAAATCGTGTGCCCCTCGGAACTCCCTGTCGAAATGAACAGCTTCAAGACCCAGCAGGCGAGGTGGGCCAAAGGCCTGATCCAGGTTGGCAAGAAAATACTCCCAATTGTATGGCGCAGCGGTCAGCCTCTATATATCAAGATGGAAGCCACCTTTCACCTGACGGCCAACATCGCGTATCCACTGATGATTCTGTTTTCACTGATCCTCCTGCCGGCTATGATTGTGCGTTTTTATCAGGGCTGGTTCCAGATGATGTATCTTGACCTTCCACTTTTCATCCTTTCGACGTGCACGGTGTCGGGTTTCTACGTCGTTTCCCAGCGTGCGCTCTATCCCGCCGGATGGATACGCAGGCTCTTCTACCTTCCCTTCCTGATGGCCATCGGGATCGGATTGGCTGTGACTAATGGCAAGGCGGTCATTGAAGCGCTTTTTGGGGTCGAATCCAGTTTCGTGCGCACGCCCAAGTACCGGGTCGAACGGAACGAGGAAGGATGGGAGTGCAAGAAATATGTGCGGCGGCGCACGGGCTGGATCCCCGCTGCCGAGTTGCTGCTGGCGGGCTACTTCCTCTGTGCTACGGCCTATTCTTTTTCAGTTCAGAATTACCTCACCATACCTTTCCTGATGCTGTTCCTCGTAGGTTACGCATATATGGGGACGATGTCGTTGCTGCAGATCCCGCTCAGGCGCCTGTGGTTCAGTCTTCCTGCTTTTATTCGGGTCCGTGCCCGGGATATATCGCCAGCTCCTTTGGAGGGTTGA
- the recG gene encoding ATP-dependent DNA helicase RecG, with product MSSPQLKLTSEVKYLKGVGPARAELLAARGIRTVEDLLYYTPFRYEDRTRMTAVADLVPGQTATILVKVLTCGLTRTRRGKYIYDLAAIDASGAPHPRMIRCIWFNAGYLERSKTFRTGQQVFFYGKAEPDFYGTNNLQIVQPQYETIPDTEGTDGESLEVGRMVPIYESVGQLGPRVLRRLIRTALESVGGQFSELLPASVRKKNGLAGRASAFHQTHFPDGEYAFDELARFRTPPQIRLIFEELFNVSAGLALKHRKAKSVPGIQFHVTEGLRRDIKKILPFHPTSAQKGVLKEIVDDMCSPRPMNRLLQGDVGSGKTIVAVQAALLALSNGYQVALMAPTEILATQHYLSIRKLLEPLPYNVDLLTSGRNVRARTELKDELARGETHMVVGTHALIESDVEFARLGLAVVDEQHRFGVLQRHQLIRKGQAPDVLVMTATPIPRTLALTLYGDLDFSVINELPPNRSPIVTKLIEEKDRRQAFDFVRNNVRAGDQAYVVYPVIEESAKLDLRPALKMFQHLSANVFPEFQVGLLHGRLSSSEKEEVMERFKKGDIQILVSTTVVEVGVDVPNATVMLIEHAERFGLSQLHQLRGRIGRGRKKSYCLLIAAEPRTPEADERLRTMAETNDGFKISEIDLKLRGPGEFFGTRQWGIPAFRIANLLRDQDILEWAKREATAFVEQPESREEFEAYSSFLRNDWSRRYGLAGVA from the coding sequence ATGTCGAGCCCTCAACTCAAGCTGACGTCTGAGGTCAAATACCTGAAGGGCGTGGGACCCGCACGGGCCGAGTTGCTCGCCGCGCGTGGGATTCGCACTGTTGAGGACCTTCTGTATTACACGCCGTTTCGATATGAAGACCGGACCCGCATGACCGCAGTGGCCGACCTGGTTCCTGGACAGACTGCCACAATTCTGGTTAAAGTGCTCACCTGCGGCCTGACGCGCACGCGCAGAGGAAAGTACATCTACGATCTCGCCGCCATCGACGCCAGCGGCGCGCCGCATCCTCGAATGATCCGATGCATTTGGTTTAATGCGGGGTATCTGGAACGAAGCAAAACCTTTCGCACGGGTCAACAGGTGTTTTTTTACGGCAAGGCTGAGCCCGACTTCTACGGTACCAACAATCTACAGATCGTCCAGCCACAGTATGAGACCATCCCCGACACCGAAGGCACCGATGGCGAATCTCTGGAAGTGGGGCGGATGGTGCCTATCTACGAATCGGTAGGCCAGCTTGGGCCACGCGTCCTGCGGCGGCTGATTCGAACGGCTCTGGAATCGGTAGGTGGCCAGTTTTCAGAACTCCTGCCCGCATCTGTCCGGAAGAAGAACGGCCTCGCCGGCCGCGCTTCAGCTTTCCACCAGACCCATTTCCCCGACGGCGAGTACGCTTTTGATGAGCTGGCGCGATTTCGAACACCGCCCCAGATCCGGTTGATCTTTGAAGAACTGTTCAACGTTAGTGCCGGGCTTGCCCTGAAACATCGAAAGGCTAAATCGGTTCCGGGCATCCAGTTCCATGTCACGGAGGGACTACGGCGCGACATCAAGAAGATTCTTCCTTTTCATCCCACGTCGGCCCAAAAAGGGGTCCTGAAGGAAATCGTTGATGACATGTGTTCGCCACGGCCGATGAACCGGCTGCTGCAAGGCGATGTGGGCTCCGGCAAGACGATTGTAGCAGTCCAGGCCGCCCTGTTGGCCTTGTCAAATGGCTACCAGGTGGCCCTGATGGCTCCTACGGAGATTCTGGCCACCCAGCACTATCTTTCCATTCGCAAACTGCTTGAACCACTGCCGTACAATGTTGATTTGCTAACCAGCGGCAGGAACGTGCGCGCAAGAACGGAATTAAAGGATGAACTGGCGCGCGGTGAAACTCATATGGTCGTAGGGACCCACGCCCTTATTGAGAGCGACGTGGAATTTGCCAGATTAGGACTGGCGGTAGTTGATGAGCAGCACCGCTTCGGCGTTTTGCAACGTCACCAGTTGATCCGCAAAGGGCAGGCACCGGATGTCCTGGTGATGACCGCGACGCCGATCCCGCGGACCCTTGCGCTGACGCTCTACGGAGATCTGGACTTTTCCGTCATCAATGAACTTCCGCCTAATCGTTCCCCCATTGTAACGAAACTGATCGAGGAAAAGGACAGGCGCCAGGCTTTCGACTTTGTCCGCAACAATGTGCGCGCGGGCGACCAGGCCTATGTCGTCTATCCGGTGATTGAGGAATCCGCCAAGCTGGATTTGCGGCCCGCATTGAAAATGTTTCAGCACCTTTCGGCCAATGTTTTTCCGGAATTCCAGGTAGGATTGCTCCACGGACGCCTTTCCAGCAGTGAAAAAGAAGAAGTTATGGAACGCTTCAAGAAGGGCGATATCCAGATCCTTGTCTCGACGACCGTGGTCGAAGTGGGCGTGGATGTGCCAAACGCAACCGTCATGTTGATCGAGCACGCTGAGCGGTTCGGCCTGTCGCAGCTCCATCAACTGCGCGGTCGCATCGGGCGTGGACGGAAGAAATCGTACTGCCTGCTGATTGCCGCGGAGCCGCGAACGCCTGAAGCCGACGAGCGGCTGCGGACTATGGCCGAGACCAACGATGGGTTCAAAATTTCGGAAATCGACCTCAAGCTGCGTGGGCCGGGAGAGTTTTTCGGAACACGGCAGTGGGGCATCCCCGCCTTTCGCATCGCGAACCTGCTGCGCGATCAGGATATCCTCGAATGGGCCAAGCGCGAAGCGACGGCGTTCGTCGAGCAGCCGGAATCGCGTGAAGAGTTTGAGGCATATTCTAGCTTTCTGCGGAATGATTGGTCGCGGCGTTATGGCCTGGCGGGTGTAGCCTGA
- the rsmD gene encoding 16S rRNA (guanine(966)-N(2))-methyltransferase RsmD yields MRIISGHNRGQRIQTLKGMQLRPTSDQMRETLFDIIGPSIRGSTFLDAYAGSGAVGLEALSRGAKEVVFVEHHRAAIDLIRRNLAGLKVEDGFYVMNTRVLTALERLDEEGAIFDFVFLDPPYGETREYHQVLRQLGRSRLLTPASFVIAEHSRHYFLEEKYNRLERTRTIRHGDAELTFYRLSQAGAGGVDKTNS; encoded by the coding sequence ATGCGCATCATCTCAGGCCATAATCGCGGACAACGAATTCAAACTCTGAAAGGCATGCAGCTCCGGCCGACGTCGGACCAGATGCGCGAAACACTCTTCGACATAATCGGCCCGAGCATTCGAGGTTCGACGTTCCTCGACGCCTACGCAGGTTCTGGCGCGGTAGGGCTGGAAGCCCTGAGCAGGGGCGCCAAGGAAGTGGTTTTTGTAGAGCACCATCGGGCGGCGATTGACCTGATCCGCAGGAACCTAGCGGGGTTGAAGGTGGAAGATGGCTTCTACGTGATGAATACCCGGGTCCTGACCGCCTTAGAAAGGCTCGACGAAGAAGGCGCCATTTTTGATTTTGTATTTCTCGACCCGCCTTATGGCGAAACGCGTGAGTACCACCAGGTTTTGAGGCAGCTTGGTCGTTCTCGCCTGCTCACGCCTGCTTCGTTCGTCATCGCTGAACATTCGCGCCACTATTTTCTTGAAGAAAAATACAACCGCCTCGAAAGGACGCGCACGATACGCCATGGTGATGCCGAACTGACGTTTTACCGGCTTAGTCAGGCAGGCGCCGGGGGCGTTGATAAGACGAACTCCTGA
- a CDS encoding nitrate reductase subunit alpha, with translation MSWIKDIENPNARLWEEFYRNRWQHDKVVRSTHGVNCTGGCSWNIYVKNGIVTWEMQALDYPKLEPGLPLYEPRGCQRGITFSWYIYSPIRIKYPYLRGVLMDYWREARLKHEDPVEAWASIVEDEEKRGAYQKSRGKGGFRRSSWDECLELIAASMIYTAKKYGPDRVIGFSPIPAMSMMSYAAGSRFLQLFGGVLLSFYDLYADFPPASPETWGEKTDVAESADWFNSKYIVAAGSNLNMTRTPDAHFVVEARHHGAKLVVLSPDFSQVSKHADWWIPANAGMDGALWMAVNHVILKEFYVDRQVPYFMDYLKGYSDAPFLVEIQKEDGGYAMGPFLRANRVARYKDVENGEWKFLVLDKADGELRMPQGAIGFRWQKEAGRWNLEPKDGLDGTHIDPWLSLLDQHDDQLLVNFTDFGDSRTFRRGVPVRFVETDKGRIPVATVFDLLMAQFGVPRGLEGEYPSGYDDEEIACTPAWQEKFTGVGRNTIVQLAREFAITAEKTGGKCTIIVGSGVNHWYHANLHYRAGITALMLCGCIGVNGGGLNHYTGQEKLTPMASWSTLAMALDWSRPPRLQNGPSFHYVHSDQWRYEGPFPDHHPVSGHFAREHFMDLQTAAARMGWLPFYPQFNQNPIEVVKAAEAEGAGDEREITDWIVEQLRGGKLRFAVEDPDAPENWPRVWIIWRANALHSSAKGQEYFFRHYLGTHDNAIGDEAAKDHVHEVTWRDSPAQGKMDLVVDLNFRMDTSALYSDIVLPSASWYEKDDLNTTDLHSYIHPLGAAVPPCWESRTDWDIFRGLAEKTSKVASPHFPQPFRDIVSGPLLHDTPDEIAQPEVKDWSKGECEAIPGKTMPHLRVVERDYVNLFHRFNSLGEGIKQHGVEDHGIEIPVGELYDEFAKMVPSYEWNGRTYPSLADPVSAANAVLFFAPETNGEISYRGFKEKERQVGLPLADLAEGQRAVRYSFSDLKQQPRRILTSPCWSGIVNDGRAYSGYVMNIERRVPWRTLTGRQHLYLDHEAYRSFGESLPAFKPRIGAEATLNLVKSTAGNRSLALACITPHGKWHIHSTYSDNLRMLTLSRGVEPFWLNDRDAAEIGVQDNEWIEAYNDNGVIVTRAVVSARIPRGLCIFYHAPERTISFPKSPARNRKRGGGTNSVTRMRLKPVLIAGGYAQHSYRFNDYGPPASDRDTYVMVRKLEGKPQWD, from the coding sequence GTGAGCTGGATCAAAGATATAGAAAACCCAAACGCGCGACTATGGGAAGAGTTTTATCGCAACCGTTGGCAACACGACAAGGTGGTGCGCAGCACCCACGGCGTGAATTGCACGGGGGGCTGCTCCTGGAACATTTACGTCAAGAACGGGATTGTCACCTGGGAGATGCAGGCGCTCGATTACCCGAAGCTGGAGCCGGGTTTGCCGCTCTATGAGCCGCGCGGATGCCAGCGCGGAATCACTTTTTCCTGGTACATCTACAGCCCGATCCGAATTAAGTATCCGTACTTGCGGGGCGTGCTGATGGATTACTGGCGCGAGGCACGCTTGAAGCACGAAGATCCGGTGGAAGCCTGGGCGTCCATCGTTGAGGACGAAGAGAAGCGAGGAGCGTATCAGAAGTCCAGAGGCAAGGGCGGGTTTCGGCGGTCAAGTTGGGACGAGTGCCTTGAACTGATCGCCGCTTCGATGATTTATACAGCGAAGAAATACGGGCCGGACCGCGTGATTGGCTTTTCGCCTATACCTGCGATGTCAATGATGAGCTATGCGGCGGGCTCGCGTTTTCTCCAGCTCTTTGGAGGGGTCCTCCTGAGCTTCTACGACCTCTATGCTGATTTCCCTCCGGCATCGCCCGAGACCTGGGGCGAGAAAACGGACGTCGCCGAAAGCGCGGACTGGTTTAACAGCAAATACATCGTTGCCGCTGGAAGCAACCTCAACATGACTCGCACGCCGGACGCGCACTTTGTTGTGGAGGCCCGCCACCACGGAGCCAAGCTCGTCGTGCTGTCCCCGGACTTCAGCCAGGTGTCCAAACACGCCGACTGGTGGATTCCTGCTAATGCTGGCATGGACGGCGCCCTTTGGATGGCAGTGAATCACGTGATCCTGAAAGAATTCTACGTGGACCGCCAGGTTCCCTACTTCATGGACTATCTCAAAGGATACTCAGATGCTCCTTTTCTGGTTGAGATTCAAAAGGAAGATGGCGGCTACGCAATGGGTCCCTTCCTGCGCGCGAATCGCGTGGCGCGCTACAAAGATGTTGAGAACGGGGAATGGAAATTTCTCGTTCTCGATAAGGCGGACGGTGAGCTGAGAATGCCTCAGGGAGCCATCGGCTTCCGCTGGCAGAAGGAAGCAGGTCGGTGGAACCTTGAACCCAAGGATGGGCTCGACGGGACACACATTGATCCCTGGCTGAGCCTGCTTGACCAGCACGATGACCAATTACTAGTAAACTTCACGGATTTTGGCGATAGCCGGACCTTCCGGCGCGGCGTGCCTGTCCGGTTCGTTGAAACCGATAAGGGCCGAATCCCGGTGGCGACGGTTTTTGACTTGCTCATGGCCCAGTTCGGCGTTCCGCGCGGCCTCGAAGGTGAATATCCCTCAGGCTATGACGATGAAGAGATCGCCTGCACGCCCGCCTGGCAGGAAAAGTTTACCGGAGTTGGGCGCAATACCATCGTCCAACTGGCGCGCGAGTTTGCGATTACGGCCGAGAAGACTGGTGGAAAATGCACTATCATCGTCGGTTCCGGCGTGAATCACTGGTACCATGCCAATCTCCACTACCGCGCAGGCATCACGGCCCTGATGCTCTGCGGGTGCATCGGAGTCAACGGTGGCGGACTGAATCATTATACAGGACAGGAAAAGCTGACGCCGATGGCATCCTGGAGTACGCTAGCGATGGCACTAGACTGGTCTCGGCCGCCGCGCCTGCAGAACGGCCCCTCTTTTCACTATGTCCACAGCGACCAGTGGCGTTACGAAGGCCCTTTCCCGGACCATCATCCCGTGAGCGGCCACTTTGCCCGCGAGCACTTCATGGACTTGCAGACCGCCGCCGCTCGCATGGGCTGGCTACCTTTTTATCCACAATTCAATCAGAACCCGATTGAGGTCGTAAAGGCGGCTGAGGCGGAGGGTGCAGGAGATGAGCGTGAAATCACAGACTGGATCGTGGAGCAACTCCGCGGCGGGAAGCTCCGTTTTGCGGTCGAGGACCCTGATGCACCAGAGAACTGGCCACGGGTATGGATCATCTGGCGCGCGAACGCGCTCCACTCCAGCGCCAAAGGGCAGGAATATTTCTTCCGCCATTATCTCGGCACTCATGACAACGCCATCGGGGACGAAGCCGCCAAAGATCACGTTCACGAAGTAACCTGGCGGGATTCTCCTGCGCAGGGCAAGATGGACCTGGTGGTCGATCTGAATTTCCGGATGGACACCTCGGCGCTCTATTCTGACATCGTTCTGCCTTCTGCAAGCTGGTATGAAAAAGATGATCTGAATACCACTGACCTCCATTCCTACATTCATCCTCTGGGCGCGGCGGTCCCGCCCTGCTGGGAATCGCGGACGGACTGGGATATCTTCCGCGGTCTGGCGGAAAAAACCAGTAAAGTCGCGAGCCCCCACTTCCCGCAGCCTTTCCGCGACATTGTGAGTGGTCCGCTGCTCCACGACACCCCTGATGAAATTGCCCAGCCGGAAGTAAAGGACTGGTCGAAGGGCGAATGCGAAGCCATCCCCGGCAAGACCATGCCCCACCTGCGCGTCGTGGAGCGGGATTACGTGAATCTTTTTCACCGCTTCAATTCGCTGGGCGAGGGTATCAAGCAGCACGGGGTAGAGGATCACGGAATCGAAATCCCCGTCGGAGAGCTGTACGACGAGTTTGCGAAGATGGTCCCCTCCTACGAGTGGAACGGCCGTACGTACCCGTCGCTTGCAGATCCAGTCAGCGCGGCTAACGCCGTGCTCTTTTTCGCTCCGGAAACTAATGGTGAAATTTCCTATCGCGGATTCAAGGAGAAGGAGCGTCAGGTAGGGCTTCCGCTTGCGGACCTTGCCGAGGGCCAGCGAGCCGTCCGCTACAGTTTCAGCGACCTGAAGCAACAACCGCGGCGCATTCTCACGAGCCCCTGCTGGTCCGGCATCGTGAACGACGGGCGTGCCTATAGCGGCTACGTGATGAACATAGAGCGACGCGTTCCCTGGCGCACACTGACGGGCCGTCAACATCTCTATCTGGATCACGAAGCGTATCGCTCATTCGGAGAGTCTCTCCCTGCCTTTAAGCCTCGCATCGGCGCCGAAGCCACGCTGAACCTCGTGAAGAGCACTGCTGGAAACCGTTCGCTGGCGCTCGCCTGCATCACGCCGCACGGCAAGTGGCACATTCACTCAACTTATTCCGATAACCTGCGCATGTTGACCCTTTCGCGAGGCGTCGAGCCTTTCTGGCTCAATGACCGCGATGCCGCGGAAATTGGCGTTCAGGATAACGAATGGATTGAGGCTTACAACGACAATGGCGTCATTGTGACGCGCGCCGTCGTCAGCGCGCGCATCCCCCGTGGGTTGTGCATTTTCTACCACGCTCCGGAACGCACGATTTCGTTTCCCAAGTCTCCGGCGAGAAATCGAAAGCGTGGCGGAGGCACCAACAGCGTGACTCGAATGCGTCTGAAGCCGGTGCTGATTGCCGGAGGTTACGCCCAGCATTCTTACCGCTTTAACGATTATGGTCCGCCGGCGTCAGACCGCGACACGTATGTGATGGTTCGCAAGCTCGAAGGCAAACCGCAGTGGGACTGA
- the narH gene encoding nitrate reductase subunit beta: MNVRAQVSMVFHLDKCIGCHTCSLACKNLWTDRPGTEYMWWNNVETKPGTGYPTLYEDQEQYHGGWILEDGKLQLRLGSRPSELVNISFNPRLPTLDDYYEPFTYRYENLINASPGDDQPVAKPVSMITGDEMEIEAGPNWDDDLSGSPIYASNDPNLKALDEEQRRQFLEMQQIVFFYLPRICNHCLNPSCVAACPSGAIYKRGEDGIVLVSQEKCQGWRMCVSGCPYKKVYFNWNSGKAEKCILCYPRLETGQAPACMHSCVGKIRYLGVLLYDADCIEETASKPEQELVEAQRDLILDPFDQQVIREAEANGMDEKVIEAAQKSPVYKYVKRWRLALPLHPEWRTLPMLFYVPPMLPVTASISQQGRYELATDLFSSLESARLPIRYMASLFAAGDENAVIAVYRKLLAGRTFKRAQTVGDIPMDKAMQALREAQLTPREVEDIYHLTSLASFEEMFVIPPMLREVAIEMGVDPHEFQEERGAGFVQLPERGL, from the coding sequence ATGAATGTTCGCGCGCAAGTCTCGATGGTTTTCCATCTCGACAAATGCATCGGCTGCCACACTTGCAGCCTGGCGTGCAAGAACCTTTGGACTGACCGGCCCGGCACCGAATATATGTGGTGGAACAATGTAGAGACGAAGCCGGGAACCGGCTATCCAACTCTCTACGAAGACCAGGAGCAATACCACGGCGGATGGATTCTCGAGGATGGCAAGCTCCAGCTGAGATTGGGCAGCCGGCCGTCGGAGCTGGTGAACATTTCGTTCAACCCCCGCCTGCCGACACTGGACGATTACTACGAGCCCTTCACATATCGCTACGAAAACCTGATCAACGCCTCGCCGGGCGACGACCAACCCGTCGCAAAACCTGTCTCCATGATTACCGGGGATGAGATGGAAATCGAAGCCGGCCCGAACTGGGACGATGATCTGAGCGGGTCCCCGATATACGCTTCAAACGACCCCAATCTGAAGGCACTGGATGAGGAGCAGCGAAGGCAATTTCTGGAGATGCAGCAGATCGTCTTCTTCTATCTTCCGCGCATCTGCAACCATTGCCTCAACCCAAGCTGCGTAGCGGCATGTCCCAGCGGCGCCATTTATAAGCGCGGAGAAGACGGCATCGTGCTGGTGAGTCAGGAGAAATGCCAAGGCTGGCGAATGTGCGTCTCCGGATGCCCATATAAGAAGGTCTATTTCAACTGGAACTCCGGCAAGGCCGAAAAGTGCATTCTGTGTTATCCGAGGCTCGAGACCGGCCAGGCCCCTGCATGCATGCACTCCTGCGTGGGCAAGATCCGCTATCTGGGCGTTCTGCTCTATGACGCAGACTGCATCGAGGAAACCGCCTCAAAGCCCGAGCAGGAACTTGTGGAAGCACAGCGCGATCTCATCCTTGATCCCTTCGATCAGCAGGTGATCCGCGAGGCTGAGGCGAATGGAATGGATGAAAAAGTCATCGAGGCGGCCCAGAAATCTCCCGTCTATAAATATGTCAAGCGCTGGCGATTGGCCTTGCCCCTGCACCCGGAGTGGCGCACGCTGCCGATGCTGTTTTACGTTCCCCCGATGCTCCCCGTAACGGCCTCCATAAGCCAGCAGGGACGGTATGAGCTGGCAACGGATTTGTTCAGCTCGCTTGAGAGCGCGCGGCTGCCGATCCGTTACATGGCGAGCCTGTTCGCCGCCGGGGATGAGAACGCCGTGATCGCTGTGTACAGGAAACTACTGGCCGGGCGCACGTTCAAGCGCGCTCAGACGGTGGGTGATATTCCGATGGATAAGGCTATGCAGGCGCTCAGAGAGGCCCAGTTAACGCCGCGAGAGGTCGAAGACATTTATCATCTCACTTCACTCGCCTCATTCGAAGAGATGTTCGTTATCCCTCCGATGCTGCGCGAAGTGGCCATCGAGATGGGTGTGGATCCGCACGAATTTCAGGAAGAACGGGGCGCAGGTTTCGTGCAGCTTCCCGAGCGAGGTCTATAG
- the narI gene encoding respiratory nitrate reductase subunit gamma: MDVFLFIAFPYLALVLAIGVGIYRRRRNPYTYSSLSSQLLENRRLFWGSVPWHYGITLILLAHLLVALFPGAAEFILGGRYRLLTLELTGMALALFALFGLLVLIIRRLPAAWLARRTTSYMDGILLGFLLLQVSTGIIIAVFDRWGSLWYLRTAVPWFWSLVKLRPDMSTVARLPGLVKLHFVFGFAVILLFPFTRLVHLVMFPLQYLWRPYQVVIWNRHAGQEPKETLK, translated from the coding sequence ATGGATGTTTTCCTGTTTATAGCTTTTCCATATCTCGCTCTGGTGCTTGCCATCGGGGTCGGCATCTACCGGCGTCGTCGGAACCCTTACACCTATTCCAGTCTCTCATCCCAGCTTCTTGAAAACCGCAGGCTGTTCTGGGGCTCCGTCCCTTGGCACTACGGGATTACGCTTATCCTGCTTGCGCACCTTCTTGTCGCACTTTTCCCTGGTGCCGCGGAATTCATCCTCGGCGGCCGTTACCGGCTGCTGACGCTGGAACTTACGGGGATGGCGCTGGCGCTGTTTGCGCTTTTCGGGTTGCTGGTTCTGATCATTCGCCGCCTGCCTGCGGCCTGGCTGGCGCGCCGAACCACTTCCTACATGGATGGCATTCTGCTGGGCTTCCTGCTGCTTCAGGTGTCCACCGGGATCATCATCGCAGTCTTCGACCGTTGGGGCAGCCTGTGGTATTTGCGAACGGCCGTGCCATGGTTCTGGTCGCTGGTGAAGCTGCGTCCGGATATGAGTACGGTGGCCAGGCTGCCTGGCCTCGTCAAGCTCCACTTCGTATTCGGTTTTGCGGTCATCCTTCTTTTCCCATTCACGCGGCTCGTCCATCTTGTCATGTTCCCGCTCCAGTACCTGTGGAGGCCTTACCAGGTTGTGATATGGAACAGGCACGCGGGCCAGGAACCCAAGGAGACGCTGAAATGA
- a CDS encoding ubiquinol-cytochrome c reductase iron-sulfur subunit, whose protein sequence is MNHEPFNNSENTCVGCSRRTFLSRLTLLAGTIAGAIVAIPSVAFLLGLRKVPHVWRAVGKLEDFQIGSTVNVSFLDPSPLPWAGVTAQTAAWLRRETADKFIAFSVDCTHLGCPVRWLQGANLFMCPCHGGVFYANGTVASGPPPKPLTQYPVRVQDGEVQILTSPLPITT, encoded by the coding sequence ATGAATCACGAGCCATTCAACAATTCTGAAAACACTTGCGTGGGTTGCAGCCGCCGTACCTTTTTATCCCGGCTGACCCTTCTGGCGGGGACGATCGCGGGGGCAATTGTTGCCATTCCCAGTGTGGCCTTTCTGCTCGGTCTTCGCAAAGTCCCGCATGTCTGGCGGGCTGTGGGCAAACTCGAGGATTTCCAGATCGGAAGCACGGTGAATGTATCATTCCTTGACCCGTCACCGCTGCCGTGGGCCGGTGTCACGGCACAGACAGCCGCCTGGCTACGGCGTGAGACGGCCGACAAGTTCATCGCCTTCTCAGTCGACTGCACGCATTTAGGCTGCCCGGTCCGCTGGCTGCAGGGCGCAAATCTTTTCATGTGCCCGTGCCACGGCGGCGTCTTCTATGCCAACGGCACGGTAGCCTCCGGGCCGCCACCGAAACCCTTGACGCAATATCCCGTGCGAGTGCAGGACGGTGAGGTGCAGATCCTCACGAGCCCGCTTCCTATCACGACTTAA